One Thermoanaerobacter pseudethanolicus ATCC 33223 genomic window, TTTATTAAACCACCTTCAAATTTTAATGATTAACCTCTACAAGTTTATTATTTCTACATAGATCTTTAAATTCCTTCTTATTTTTTCTAGCTTAAAAATTGTTTTAATAATTTTTTAAAACTCATTGACAAAAAAGTTTTATAGTGTTATATAATTATATAACAGTATAAAACTTTGGGAGGTCGTCTTATGAATCAAAATTTAATTGAAACTATTGTATTTTTAGTGGCTTTTGTAGCCTTAGTAACCGGTTTTATTTTCCTATTCTCAAGCAAAACTTCAAATTTGCCCATTGTAAAAACTTTTAAAGAAAGTGCCACTATAAGAGTAGCTGCATCAGGAGTTAGCATCTTATTAGCTTGGATTTCTCCATGGATTTCTTTAAAAGTATTGCTTTTTATTTTATCTTTTGTACTTTTAATAAGTATCTTCCCTATAAGAAAAGGGCTATCTTCTTCACTTTCAATTGTTTTACTCGTATTATTTATAATGGTAATTACCGTACCAATTTTAGGAATGGGTTTATTTTTTAATGTTAAGACAAAAACTATAAAAGACAATGGCACAAAAATTGATATTCCAGGTATTCATATTAATATTCCTCCAATAACTATCCCGAATAGTTCTAATTATGACTTACGCCCTCATGAAAATTTTCTGCCGGATAAATCAATTTCAGTAAAAGACATAGATAGCATATCTATTAAAGTCTCCTCAGAAATTGAGTTGGAACTTGTTGAAGGCGATACTTTGTCTTATCCTTCTCGATTAATAGAAACCGGAGATAATAAAGTTTTACATTTAGAAGAATTTTCTCCTATAAAAAATTCTACTTATGTTATAAAATTAGGTACATCACTTGCAAAAAACCTTGATATTGATTGTACATCAGTCAAGATAATTGGTAGTGGAAACATTAAAGACATTCATATAAACTCTGTTGGAACTACAATAAATGCTGATATCGTATCAGAAAATAACATTTATATAAACACCGTTGGTTTTGACTTGAATGGCAAATTAAAAGGTAAAAACTTAAATCTCAATACTACAGGGAGTAACATAAAAGGAGAATTAGATTTTGATAAAATCATATTAGACGCCACTGGTGTAAATATTGATATAAAATCAAAATTTAACAATTTTAATATAAATGCCACTTCTTTAAATGGAACACTTGAAATTTTAAATACTCCTGATGAAACTGGTGAATTTTATATAGATGCAACAGGCGGTTCTTTAAAAATTATAAACAAAAGCAAAGCTCCTATCGACATAAAAAATTCAGGCATTATAAAATTAATCAGAGAGTGATGGTGCAAAATGCTAAGAAAAGTAGATAAACACAGTGGAGTGCCTGCATATTTACAAATAGTAAACATGATAAAATCAGAAATTTTATTAGGTAACCTTCAAAAAGGCAGTCAACTTCCATCTATCAGAGATTTACAGGTGATATTTGACGTAAATATAAATACAGTTATAAAAGCTTTAGAAAAATTAAAAAACGAAGGATATATAGAGTCAGAGCAAGGCATAGGATATTTTATAAAGAAAGACATTGATGTAGAAGAAGGTGTAATAAAAATTATAAGAGAATGTGTCACAAAATTGAAAAACAGTCGTATAGACTATTATACTTCTATGTTGATTTTCGAGGAGGTCTGGAAAAATGAATGAAGTGATAAATAAAATGGATATTTATATACAGAAAGAATTAAAGGAGAAAACTGTAAGAATACTTTTTCTTACTTTTCTACTATTCATACCAGTAATATTAATCAAAACAATTGCACTTTTGTTTTTATCTGCCACTTTTATAGTGTATGATATAAGGCATCAAAATGCAGAACTTTTATACTTCCTACCTTTTTCTAAAAAAGAATTGTTCCTTTACAATCTCATTTTCTTAAGCCTTGTTGTGATTGTAACCTCTGCTATTGGAGAAATATTTTTAGGAGTCCCTTTTATAAATAAATTTGAGCCTATTTTGAGAAGTTTAATACTTTTACTTGCAATCTTTGGTCTTCAAATGGCTTTTTCTGGCTTTGAAATGGACGGACTAGGCTGGAGCGCTTTTGTGGTTATTTTAGATGCACTTTTAGGTAATATAGGTACAACAGATATCAATAGCTTTGCCTTCAATCCTTACAGCCTGATAAGTTTTACTCGGCAGGGAAATTTACTTCTATCCTTGATATACTCATCCCTCATTTGTCTCTTGGGCTTCTGGTCATATGTAATAAAAGGCGGTGAAAATTAATGTACACATTAGAAGTAAAGAATCTAAGTAAACAAATTGATGGAAAACAAATACTCTCCAATGTAACTTTTAAAGTAGAAGAAGGAGAAATAATGGCACTTGTGGGTCCAAACGGTGCAGGAAAAACCACAACATTAAAATGCATAATGAACGCAGTAAAAAAGGATTCAGGCGAAATATTCATATTCGAAAAGCCTTTTCACCCTTCTATAAAAAAAGATATAGCGTTTGTTACAGAACACAGAAAAGTCTTTAACAATTTACAACTGGCAGACTATTACAAACTGTACAAAACTCTGTATCCATCATGGGATGATATGTTTTTTAAAAACTTTCTCTCCCGATATGGCTTTAACTTAAATGAAGAAATGCAAAAATTCTCAAGGGGTCAAAAAACTCTTATATTAGCGATATTAGCTTTTTCAACAAATGCAAAACTCATAATACTGGATGAGCCTACACAGCACCTTGACCCGGCTGCTAGGTTTGAACTTATAGAAATAATAAAGCAATACGTCAATGAAAAGAAGGGCACTATTTTACTTTCTTCTCATGAAATATTTGAATTAGAAGAATACGCCACAAGTTTTGCCATAATAAAAGATGGAAAAATACTATATACAGATTCCATTGATGAAGCGAAACAAAAACACAGAATAGTTAGCCTAAATGAAAACATAAAAGGGGCAAAAGTAATCGCAGTAATGAATAACGAAGTTTTAGTACAAACTGAAGAAGATATAGGTGAATATCCCCGCTTAAATCAAATAATTGTAGGCTACCTAAAAAGTACCTAATAAACAAGGTAACAATAAGAAATTTAAATTGATTTTCCTATAAAACATCTATTTGATTCTCCCCCTCTGAGATGTAAATCTAGCTCAGAGGGGTATTTTCACAGTTGGTGTACCAATTTATTTTTAAAGCTATTTCTTACTTCTTGCTGACTATAAAAATCAATGA contains:
- a CDS encoding GntR family transcriptional regulator, coding for MLRKVDKHSGVPAYLQIVNMIKSEILLGNLQKGSQLPSIRDLQVIFDVNINTVIKALEKLKNEGYIESEQGIGYFIKKDIDVEEGVIKIIRECVTKLKNSRIDYYTSMLIFEEVWKNE
- a CDS encoding ABC transporter ATP-binding protein gives rise to the protein MYTLEVKNLSKQIDGKQILSNVTFKVEEGEIMALVGPNGAGKTTTLKCIMNAVKKDSGEIFIFEKPFHPSIKKDIAFVTEHRKVFNNLQLADYYKLYKTLYPSWDDMFFKNFLSRYGFNLNEEMQKFSRGQKTLILAILAFSTNAKLIILDEPTQHLDPAARFELIEIIKQYVNEKKGTILLSSHEIFELEEYATSFAIIKDGKILYTDSIDEAKQKHRIVSLNENIKGAKVIAVMNNEVLVQTEEDIGEYPRLNQIIVGYLKST